AGCCTGGAGCCTGGGAACCCCAGCCTCTCCTTTTCCtcattccccacccaccccaccccaccccgctgGATTCCCTGCTTAGAGAGAGGTCAGGATAGTCCCTtagctccctgcctcccccacctctgGTCGCATAGAGGGGGCTGCCATGATACCTGTCCCCACTCCCCCGAGCACCCCAATAAGACTCAGACCTGACTCCGTCTTCCAGACTTGGTGTAGGGAGTGGGGCACACCTGCCTCAGCCCTGCCCCCAGGTGTCCATAGTACAAGGAGGTGGGCCCATAGGGAGCTGGGAGAGACATGTCACCCACCAGCCTGGCCCTATAGCCTTGCCCTGTCCTAGGGAGGCTCAACTTGGCCCACCTGGAGTTACCTGCCCCCCACTTCTACCATGGTCAGAGGCGGGCACAGAGAGAGAGTGGGGGCCTGCTGCAGGGGAGGGTGCATATTGCTGCCTCTCAGTGTCCCCCTGTAAACCTCCCCATCCCAGAGCTCAGCCACCCTGGCAAGCCTGAGACTGCCAGCGCAAATGGGTTTCCCAGAAGCCTCACTAGGAGGCTGGAGCCAAATTTCAGTCCCTGCTTTCCATGAGAGAAGGACTGGGGGAGGGGGTACAGGTGCACACGGCAGCATCTCCTTGTAGCCCCGCTTCCAGAGCTGAGCCCTGCAGGATCCGCTCTCAATACACACTCCATGAGTGACACTTGCCCTGCAGTAACCCCACAActttcactgctgggaagtccCTCTCACATCTAACCCAAATACCTCGAGCTGCAGAACAAGTCTTGGCTTCTTCTTGTTTAGAACAGGACAGAGCAGTGCCCACCCCTGCTGGGGGAGGCTCACCTGGAACATTAGGCCAGTGGACCCAGGGACCAGAGTCAAAGCTTGTTTTGCCCTGTGGCTGCAGGTGTGGGCCTTCCCAGCTTTGAGCCTGTCTCAGTCTCTCCACAGATACAACAGGCAATGAAGAGCCACCTACCGAGCAGAGTCACTGCAGAACCTTCCAGGCTGGCCCCCTGGCACACAGCCCCCAGCCAGCTTGGCCTTGCCCCCTCCTTAGGGAGGCAAGATTTTaattcatgtttctttttaaataaatactctGTTCTTCACTTTCAGACTGGGGGTGGTGCTGGACAATTAGGGAGGCCTTCCCTGGTGGGACAGTGTTGGAGGGAACCTATGCTGCCCCAAACACTCCCCCACAAATGCCCGAAATGCCTCCGTCATTGCCGTTCCTTCTGGCTGAGCAGCCCTGCATAACTGAGGACGAAAATTCCATGACTGGGCTTCCCGGCTGAGAGTGCCTCCTGGGCTCCTAGCTGACCCCACCCCACCAGCTACTGCAGTCCCCAACCTGAGGCTGGCCCCCCCTCAGGGGCAGGAGCAGCAGATGCGGGTGATGAGCACATCCGTGGAGGTGGACATCTGGATCTCCCCGAAGAGCACATGGCCCCCAGGGGCCTGGGAGCCCTCCGCCTTGGCAGCTGCGCTCAGTAGGTCCTGGGCACGCTGCAGGAGGAGCTGCTTCCTGCGGAGGCCCAGCCGGCGCAATGCCAGGATGGCCAGCACGTGGTCGTTCCTGCAGAGAACAAGGCTCTCACTGCAGGCCCAGCACCCTCAGTCTCCAAGACCCAGAGTGAGGGGAGCCCCTGATTCAGGCTGGAAGAATGCTCCAGAAAACACCCAGCACTCCTGAAGCTTGGCCTGAGAGAGGCTGAGAATGACAGGAGGATGGCGCTGCTGAAGGGGCGGCTGAGCCGCCACAGGAATCCCAACAGGGGAAACAGCCTGTGCAGGGTTTGGAGCGGGAGGGGTGAAGGGGAGGCAGGGGCCGGCACGGCCAGGCCAGGGGTCACAACGGGCCTCTGAAAGGAGTTGGGGCCTCCTGTGAGCACTGTGCAGGGAGCCACAGCCAGGCAGCAAGGAGAGGGGCAGCGTGGAGGAAGGAGGCTGGTGCCCAGGGGGCATCACGAGTCACTCCCTTCCACCTGAGCACCCGAAGGGCTCGGAGCGCCATCCCCAGGAGCCCTGAGGGGCAGAGGCCCCCAAGGACCCCGGAAGGGAAACTGGGAGCTGCGAGGAGCGGTCACTTGCAGCCAAAGGCAGAGAGGCAGTCCACCGCAAGCAGGGATTTTCCCTGGGGGCGGCCGTGGGCCAGGAAGGGGCTGGGACCGGGCTTTCTGAGGCTGCCCATCCTGGAATCTCCACGGCACGGAGGGATTCAGGCTGGGATTTCCACCTACGAGGACTCATCAGCcctcccacccccctcccccagggGTCAAAGCCTCCTTCCTCAGGCTCCCCGGGGGACTGTATGTGTCTCTGCTGCCAGATGCCCGGGGAGGGACCCCAAAGCCCCTCAGCCTCCAGGGTCTCCCCTTTCCACCACTGGACTGACCGCGGTGCCGAGGATAGGTTATAAGGGagagtgccccccacccctgtgCCCAAGCCTcgcccccgcccccggccccgcgGTGCCCCTTCGGAACCCCGTGTGGGAACAGGTGGGGTACGGACCTAATGTCTGGGTAGCTCCGGATGAGCGTCTCCAGATGCCGCCGGATGTCATCTTTGTCAGTCTCGCCCAGTATGTCAGCCATGCACGGGATAGCTTGGCCCAGCCATGTGGCCTCAGAGCCCTGCGGAGACCCGGAGGCCTGTGTGGTGCGGGCCACCTCCCCTAGGAGCCCCGGACAACCACGCCTGCAAACCCTCCACCAGTGCACAGTTAGCCCTCCTGTGACCGCACCGCATCCCCGTGGCCCGCATGCTTCCCAATAAACCCTGCAAGCTGTAAGCAAATACATGCAACACTGGCGCCCGCTTGGCCCCGCCCTCCGCACTGAATTTAGCATGGCAGCGCTGGTGGAAGGCCTGCAGGCAGGCCAGCCAGGTGCCGAGGAGGAGGCGAATGCTCAGGGGCCCTCAGACGATGCTCCTACCAAGCCCTGGAAGGTGTCACAAATGGCCTGGGCGTCGAGGTTCATCTTCTGGGCACCAGTCATGCGATCAACACCCTGAAACCGCTTGGGCCGCTTCAGCACCTGGGCCAGGTACTCACGGACCACATACCGGTGTGCCTCCTGCAGAGTCTCCTGGTGATCCCAGGGGCGGGGCCTGGGTCAGGCTCAGGGTGGACAGTCTGGCCCTGGGTACACCCCACCAGGGCCCACCTCCTTGAGATACCTGTGCCCATGGTGGGGCCACGTGCTTGAGGTGCTGGGCAAAGGCTACCACCTCGTCCATGAGGGGCTGCAGCATGTCCTGGGTCAGCCAGGCCTTGGTACACAGGACCCTGAAATATGGCTGGGGCAAAGGTGAGGGAGAGTCTCCTAACCAACCATATCCTCCCCATTCATGAGACCCTCTCCTCAGAGCCCAGCCATAGCTCCTAACAGGGGTGTTTCAGGCCAAGGGACAATCTCTCACCAGGAAGAAACTTTGGGGGGCTATCTGTCCCCCTTCTACTGTCACTCTGGTGACATCCCTTCTCCTAGCCAGGAATGTCACAGGACTGCACCCCCAGGCCCTGAGCTCCAGTGGGCAGCGTTTGAGTCTGAGCATCCAGCCAGGCTTTGCTTCGGGCAGCCTCGGAGACGCCTTGTGGGGCTGGGTGAAGGGCCTGACTCCTTGGAGCCACTGTCCCTGGGAGGTGAAGACTGAGGAAGGTAGGCGTTTAACGACCGTCACTGCTCATCTGGGAACTTGTCCGGGTCCCCTGTCCGTCCCCCATGAAATTGCCCCTGGGGTAGGTGCATACTGTCACTTGGGCCCCCAGGCTCCCGGGCACAGAGGCATATGCTGACTGTGGAGAGTGGAGAGAGGAGGGCCCGTCCCACTCACTTGCACATTATGCTGTAAGCCCTGGAGCAGCTGCTTCTGGAAGGTGCTAGCGGCAGCCACCAGGGGCTTCTCCAGTTCCTCTAACGTTCCCGGAAACTTGGACAGAAGACTGGTCCTGAGGAAGGGCCAGGACAGGTGACGAAGTGGGCATGGAGGAGCAGGACAAAGACCAGTGTACAGCCACGCCAGGAGGTGCCATACCAATTCCATTCACTTAGACTATCACACGAAGGGCAGCCCTTGGGTCTGAACAATGTAGTAGCCCTGGGAGCCCATCAGCAAGGCATGGTGGCCTCATTGCATTGCATCCCTCTTAGTGAtgagacagtgcagcacagacaTGCCCAACACCAGGGGCCCTCCTGTGAGCCTCATGGTCGCCTCCCTGACGGTGACAGTGTCCCATTTCACTGTTGGAAACTGAGGGCCAAGCTACGCCCACTCCCCAGTACAGGGACCCAGAAAAGCAGCCTCAAGTTCCATCAGGGGCTGGGCCAGAGGTTGCCTCCAAGGGGCCAGTGGGACTGGCCTGGCACAGACAGATGTAAAAATGTTAGATAAGCTGTGCCTCGTCACAGTGGTGCCTTGGAGACAGACAGGCCGGCTCAGGTCCAGGCCCAGCACACACTGGCTGCATGACAAGGAGCATTTCCTTTTGAAGCCTCCACGTTCCCATCCATATACGGGAACACGCACTTGGGACAAGATGCATCAGGCAGAGAAGGCACTGCACAGCATGGACGCATCACAAGTGCTAAGAGCGTGCCTGCCATCCTCCAAGGCTCTGGTCCCCACACAGCCCTGGGGCGCAGGTGCCCCGACCTCCATTGGCAGATGAGGAAAGGAGGCACAGAAGGGGAATGACTCATCTCAAGGTACACaccagtgagtggcagagctgggatcggGCCCATAGTTGCTGGCTGCCCTGGTGCGTCCACAGTGGGGGGACATTGAGACTTGCCCTGGGGCTGATGTTACAGATCGGGAGCCGCCCTTGCCAGCTGACAGGGAGGCCCCTGCATTCTGGGGGCAGCGGAACCAGGCCCCAGCTCCCGTATAGTCTAAGGTGGAGTGTCAGGGAGGGCTCCTCAGAGGAGGGAGTGTCCCTAAAAAGGGAGAAGGTTGGCGGAGATGAAGAGAGGAGAGCCCCGgagcccagggaggcagggacaGACCAACAGCAGGCAGCAGGCGGAGACTGGGGCAGCTGGAACTTCTCTACCTCTGCTCAGCGTTGAAACTCCCCGCGTCACTTCCCCTCAGCTCCGCGGGGCCGAGGGGGACAGCCGGGACGGGGCAGGGGGCCCACAGCCTCGGGAGCCCTCTGCGCCCGGGTTCCCGGAGCTCGCGCGCCTCCTGCTGGCCGCGTCGGGCACCACTCCTGCGGAGGAGCGAGACACCCACCTGAGCTCCTCACAGGCGTTGATGTTGGCGCCCAGCTGCGGCTCATTCACCGCCTTTGACTCCAGAAAAGCCTTTTCAAATCTGGGGACGGGATACGCAGAGGCCTTAGGGAGAGGCAGAGGCCTCTTCCGGGCTGCGCTTTGACCCTGGGTCAGCCCTCCTCTCAGGTCACCACCCAGACACCGGGCCTTACGGTGCGCCTCCTCCCTCTCACCTGTCCCCGAATCTCGGACTCTGAGCAAACAGGACGACCACCGTCCGTTCCCCGGCCATtccaccctccccagccagcTGAGGATGCACGCGCACCTGGGCAGGAAGAGGCGGAGCGCCCGCGCACAGATCTGCAGGGTGGTAGCCTTCAGCTCCACGGAGACGGCGCCGGCCGCCTTCACGTGCTGTGCCACGAGCTGCAAGTGAGGATGCCACGCGGTGAGCCTGCCTCTGAGCTCCCGGCCCGATGGCCCTACTCTGCTAGTCCCCCACCCAGTAGCCCAGCAACATGTCCAGCCTGCCCTCCTGTGTTTCGTTGTCTCAGCTCCAGCTTCTAGGGACCACAGCCTGGGGGCCAAACCTCCCAGCTTCCCACACCACGAGCCTCCCGCCGAGCTGGGAGCTGGGCCCTGGTGCTCCCAGCTTGGCCACTCGACCTGGGGTCTTCAATGCTGCCCTACATGGGGCCCCCAGGCTCTCCCCTAATGGGAAGAGAACGCCAGGACTGAATTGTACAGCTCCGGGTGTTCCCACCACGAGGTGATGGGAACACCGTCTGAGGCCCAAACACAGGTCCCTCCTCCCGGGCCTCACCGTGTGGACGTCGATGCACAGCGGCGTGTGGTAGCGGCCCTGCAGAATGTCCGGGGCCTCGGCCGCTGCCCAGCAACTCTGCTCTAGCTGCAGGATGTTGTCGAAGCAGTTCATGATCTTGGTCTGGGCAGGATGGGGAAGGGCCACAGTGAGGCCCTCCAAGAAGGAGAGCCAGGTGTCCCTACCTCCCGAGCCCTGTCGTGTGCCCTTGGAGAGCAGGGCCACCCTGTCGGGGCACAAGCCTGCACCCAAGACCACAGGTAAGGGGTGGCTTCAGCCTGAGCTAAGGTTAGCACACAGGTGGCGGTCCTGGGTGCTGCGCCTCCCAACCATGCACCCCGCAGAGCTTAacccaacacccccacccccaccctcagcccctccCACCTGGGCCCACCCAGTCCAGCCCCTTCTGCCTCTGCCTTACCTCTAGGAAGCTGGTGTAGTCTCTCTCAAGTTGCGCCCACAAGTCGGGTGCCAGGAGTGGGGGCAACGGCTCTGTGGGCAGACCCAAGTCCAGTGCGCCCAGGAACTCAGGGCTAGAAGGCAGGTTGAGGGCTGAGGGCCTGGGCGGGGCTCTGACAAGCGGCGGCTGCCCGCACGCCCTTCTAGCCAGGCTCAAAGCCTGACACCATCACCGCAGGGCCGGAAGTCGGGCTGGTTCACATGCTCCAACGTCTCCGGGCTGATGTGTCAACCGCacctaccccaccccaccaggcTTCTCGCTGATGGATTTCCTAGCACCCTAGGAATCAGCTGCGTGTGCACATaaaggacagctgtgcaggtggACCTCGGCCAGGCTGCCTCATCAGTGACCTCTACTCTCACAGTGAGGGTACACTTAAAACTAAGCTCTAAGCACCCCAAGTACCACACAGCTCAGGGACCTGCCACAGGTCTGGGGAGGTCCAGAGAGGGGTGGGCACCTGTCTGAAGCCACACAGCAAAATAATGGGCCCAGGACATTAGATactctcctcctgcctgtgggacgggggtggggggcactccGCAGCAGAGGTGATCTGCCCCAACACACAGCGAAGAGCCGGAGGGGGAAGCTCTCAGGGGGCCTTGCGCTGCGCGTCAGTTCCTGACCGAAGGGGGGAGTGGGCATGAAATCCAACTCATTCAGAGGGGCTGGTGAGTCCTTGCTTGTGTCCTGCCCTGAGGGTGCCCTTTTCTAATTCACTTAGACACCTTGCGGGCAAGGGTAGGCTCTCTAACTGGGTTCTCTGCCCTGGTGGCAACCTCCCCTCAGATGCTTTCCAGCTTCGGGAACCGTTCAAGGCATGGGGAGTCCCTTAGGAAAACCCCGGCAGGAGAGCACCATGGCCCATGACAGGGAGGAAAGAATGTCAAAGACCCCCGGGATGTCTGACGCCCAATCAGCAACCCTCTCTCCCAGGGAGTAAAGGTTGAAGAAAGATGTCCTGCACTCCTGAGCAGGGGTGCCAGCCCCTCCTCGCCCTCCATGGCTCTCTGGCTGGGGGCCTCACCTGCTGTAGACGTTGGCGGCCCAGTCCAGCAGGACATAGAGCTGCTCACTGCCACGGGCTTTGTATGCAAGCTCCTGGAGGCGCTGGGCCACTGCACCGTGAAAGGCATGCAGGTAGACCTCCCACGCCGGGAAGCCAGAGGCTGCATAAGCGGGCTGCACCTGCAGCTGCACCTTCTGCAGGTCGCGGCGAACCAAGCAGCCAAGGTTGGTTAGAAGCTGGGCCAGGTCCGATGCCCCCTTGACTgcccccagggcctccccagTGCCGGCCTGCTGCACGCGCTCCTGCACACTCCGCCGCACGGCATCCTCCCAGTGCTGGCGCCAGTGGCGTGGTGTGGTCAAGAAGTCGCCATCGGCTGGGGGCGCCCGGTGGGCCTCCTCCTCCGCGTGCACCACATCTGCCAGCTCTGCCAGTGTGGCCGTGTCCACGCCGTCTGGGCTCAGCGTCTCATGCACGATGGTGCTGATCTCTGCAGCCAACCCGTCGTAGTGCAGGCACACATCCATAGCGCGGCGCGCAAAGGCTGTGGGGTTCTGCTTGAAGGTACCAGAGGCTTTCTCAGCCACTAGCTGCGTCTCCAGGTGCCTCAACTGTTGGAAGGCTGCCAGCAGTTGCCGCTCTGTGATGAGGTCAGCCACAGATTTGCCTTTTAcaaggatgagagagagagagagaggcactgaGGGGGCTGCCCCAGACCTGTAGCCTGAACTTGGGGTTCCTTTCTGGACCAACTGGAGCTGGGCTGCCTGGGTCCAGAGCTCAGCGTGAAGGCCTGCTCCAGGGGCAGTGCACCCAACTGGCAAACCTGTCCTTTGGAATCACCTCGGAGAGACAGCAGAACCCCAGGTCTGGCTGAAAGCCGCAAGTGGGATCAGCCCCTGCCTTCCCCACTTTTCAGCCTGTACCTTTCTCTCCAGCTCCGCTCCACCCCATCCCCCACTCTGGGGCTTTGCGGGACGTGGGGAGGAGACCCTGTCAGAAGCTCCGGCTCTGCTGCTCCACCCTCTAGCCTGTTTCCTCCCAAACTTAGTGCTGTTTGTGAAGCCCTCACCTGCCCCAGGTTCCAAttcctcaggccccaccccagtgCATGTCTTCTGGTTGGCACCACCTATGACCGCCGAGGGTGCCTCCAGGCCCTGGGCCACCCCTGGCACATCAGGGGCCTGGGGCTGGTCAGCAGCAGCGCTGCTGTCCAGGGTGCGCCGTAGGGACCGCAGCAGGAAGTGGGATCCGCGCCGGAGCAAGCCGGGGTCGTCCTTGGGAGTCTGGCCTGAGGCCCGTTGGCTTGACCAGTGGAAGGCCCGTCGGAATGTGCCCAGGCCGGACCTCAGGCCCTCCCAGCGGGGGCCTGGCTCATCCCCGTCACTGGCCCGCTGAGTGCTCTGTGCTGCAGTTGGTGGCTCCATGGGCTCCTTGGCACGGTGCAGCACTGGTGCAGAGGTCACTGTCCGTGGCAGCGGCATCTTGGCAGCAGAAGAGCTGCGGGTGAAAAGCAGGCTCAGAAGGAACGGGAGTGCCTAGCGCCCGGTCAGGGAGCTTCCCCCAGGCGGTGGCCCCCCAGCTGTCACCAAGCAGCTCTCAGGCCAGAGCCATCTCTGCGCCGGCTGCAGCAGGTGTGGAGGTGTAGAGCCGCTTGCTTCGGAGAGCCCCTCCTGACCCAGCCTTCCAGGAGGTTTCCCCAGGCGCTTAGGCCAGAGCCTCCcttggcaggtggagaggagctGTGTGTGCAGGTTCTGGGGGCACTGCACAACCCGCAGCCCACAGTTCCGGGGCTGGGCCCAGCAACCACACCAGAACTTCCTGAGCCTCAGGCCCTGCAACCCCAGATGCCTGCCCCCAACTCCCGCTGCATTGTTCACTGCTCCCCAGAGCCGTCAGCTCATCCCCGTTCAGCCCATCATTCCTAACTGCTTCTGCTCACAGGGGAGATCTGGGACCCTGTGGGAGGGGGCTTCTTCCCTGGTGTCTCAGAACTGGAGGGGAGGCAGGGTCAGGCTTGAGGGCACTGGCTGACCCGCAGCTTATCAgggccttgcagccctgcaggggAGGTGGTAGGAGGGGCCGTGGGTCTATATTTAACCAGGGGCTAGGGGTTTCCAAAGCTGTTGCTCACCCCTTGCACCTCCTCCCCGTCCCCCACCAGGTGAGCTCTGGTCCTCCACCACAGAAGTGGGGAGGGGTTCCCTCGGGCATGGGGCTATAGAAAAggggcagcccctgcccctcccagagcTCAGGGCCCTCACCACCCAGGCCCTTCAGGCTCTGCCCACATCTCCTTTCAGCTCAGCCTGGATGTGTTTGATTTTCTAGCCTTAGGCTAAGCCAGGGGGGTGAGAAAGAGGAAAGCACCTTCTCAGCTGGCTGAGACCTCCCCCCGACCCCAGGGTGTGAACGGGATGGGAGGTATCAGGCCAGCAAGATCCCATTTTAGTCTTGGAGAAACTAGGACAAAAAGAAGGGTGAGACCTGCTGAAGTCACTAACCAACCAGAGGCTAAACCCCCAGCTCACCCCCAGCACCCTCCCCAGGGCAAAGGCCAGGCTGCAGCCAGCACCTGACCCTGGACAACATAGGCCAGGAACACACCTCTCCCCAGGCCTTGATTTGCCTGGGGTGGGGTGATACCGGAATGGACAGAGCCCGGACCCTCACCCACTCCTCATGACCTCCAGCGAGGAGCCTTTCCAGGGCTCAGACATGCAGGGCTCAGCTGAGGCCTACCTTCCTCTTCCCAGAGGCCCTGCACAGGTGGAAGGAGGCCCCgcagagggaggggcaggcccTAGGGATTGAGGCCTTATCAGCCTCGCTGAGGCCACAGGTCATCGACCACACCTGACACTGGGATTCAGGGGCCCTGCCCAACTTAGACCAACCCACACACACG
This is a stretch of genomic DNA from Manis javanica isolate MJ-LG chromosome 8, MJ_LKY, whole genome shotgun sequence. It encodes these proteins:
- the EXOC3L4 gene encoding exocyst complex component 3-like protein 4; protein product: MSSSSAAKMPLPRTVTSAPVLHRAKEPMEPPTAAQSTQRASDGDEPGPRWEGLRSGLGTFRRAFHWSSQRASGQTPKDDPGLLRRGSHFLLRSLRRTLDSSAAADQPQAPDVPGVAQGLEAPSAVIGGANQKTCTGVGPEELEPGAGKSVADLITERQLLAAFQQLRHLETQLVAEKASGTFKQNPTAFARRAMDVCLHYDGLAAEISTIVHETLSPDGVDTATLAELADVVHAEEEAHRAPPADGDFLTTPRHWRQHWEDAVRRSVQERVQQAGTGEALGAVKGASDLAQLLTNLGCLVRRDLQKVQLQVQPAYAASGFPAWEVYLHAFHGAVAQRLQELAYKARGSEQLYVLLDWAANVYSSPEFLGALDLGLPTEPLPPLLAPDLWAQLERDYTSFLETKIMNCFDNILQLEQSCWAAAEAPDILQGRYHTPLCIDVHTLVAQHVKAAGAVSVELKATTLQICARALRLFLPRFEKAFLESKAVNEPQLGANINACEELRTSLLSKFPGTLEELEKPLVAAASTFQKQLLQGLQHNVQPYFRVLCTKAWLTQDMLQPLMDEVVAFAQHLKHVAPPWAQETLQEAHRYVVREYLAQVLKRPKRFQGVDRMTGAQKMNLDAQAICDTFQGLGSEATWLGQAIPCMADILGETDKDDIRRHLETLIRSYPDIRNDHVLAILALRRLGLRRKQLLLQRAQDLLSAAAKAEGSQAPGGHVLFGEIQMSTSTDVLITRICCSCP